A window of the Tistrella mobilis genome harbors these coding sequences:
- the grxC gene encoding glutaredoxin 3, which produces MAEVIIYSTPICPYCARAKALLERKGVSYTDIDVYSDRSLRAEMTEKAGGRTSVPQIFIDGAHVGGCDDLYALERAGKLDPMLGAA; this is translated from the coding sequence GTGGCCGAGGTCATCATCTATTCGACGCCGATCTGCCCCTATTGCGCACGCGCCAAGGCGCTGCTGGAGCGGAAGGGCGTGAGCTACACCGATATCGACGTCTACAGCGACCGGTCGCTCCGTGCGGAAATGACCGAGAAGGCCGGCGGGCGGACCAGCGTGCCGCAGATCTTCATCGACGGTGCCCATGTCGGCGGCTGTGACGATCTTTATGCGCTGGAGCGTGCCGGCAAGCTGGATCCGATGCTGGGGGCGGCGTGA
- a CDS encoding carbon-nitrogen hydrolase family protein, which translates to MITRVACIQTTATPDMAAGLDRIAGFVADAAGRGARLVMLPEMSAMLAPGPEQRAAALAEAEHPAVAAFARMAREAGIWLHCGSIAVGAPAAGDERLANRTLVFDQNGVIVARYDKIHLFDVGDLADGQSYRESDRYRPGDQARVIDTPAGRMGLSICYDLRFPHLYQALADAGASVLAIPAAFTVPTGRAHWHALMRARAIETGCWVMAPAQAGEHYPGRRTYGHSLIVSPWGEVVAEADGESEGVILADLDTDAVTAARSKVPSLANRRSFTGP; encoded by the coding sequence GTGATCACCCGCGTCGCCTGCATCCAGACCACGGCAACGCCAGACATGGCGGCGGGGCTGGACCGGATCGCGGGTTTCGTCGCCGATGCGGCAGGCCGGGGCGCGCGGCTGGTGATGCTGCCCGAGATGTCGGCAATGCTGGCCCCCGGCCCCGAGCAACGCGCGGCCGCCCTGGCCGAAGCGGAGCATCCGGCGGTGGCGGCCTTTGCGCGCATGGCGCGGGAGGCGGGGATCTGGCTGCATTGCGGATCGATCGCGGTCGGCGCACCGGCCGCAGGCGACGAGCGGCTCGCCAACCGGACGCTGGTCTTCGACCAGAACGGGGTGATCGTCGCCCGTTACGACAAGATCCACCTCTTCGACGTCGGCGATCTGGCCGACGGCCAGAGCTATCGCGAAAGCGACCGCTACCGTCCGGGCGATCAGGCCAGGGTGATCGACACCCCCGCCGGCCGGATGGGGCTCAGCATCTGCTACGACCTGCGCTTTCCCCATCTCTATCAGGCGCTGGCCGATGCCGGGGCAAGCGTGCTCGCCATTCCTGCCGCCTTCACGGTGCCGACCGGCCGGGCCCATTGGCATGCGCTGATGCGGGCACGGGCGATCGAGACCGGCTGCTGGGTGATGGCCCCTGCCCAGGCCGGCGAGCATTATCCCGGCCGCCGCACCTATGGCCACAGCCTGATCGTCTCGCCCTGGGGCGAGGTGGTGGCAGAGGCCGATGGGGAGAGCGAAGGCGTGATCCTGGCCGATCTGGATACCGATGCGGTGACGGCGGCGCGCAGCAAGGTGCCCTCGCTCGCCAACCGGCGCAGCTTTACCGGCCCCTGA
- a CDS encoding LrgB family protein yields MTLPEDPATLLFWPAATIAFYIGARALNRIRPRWWSSPLLVTPALLILLATIMQAGYGDYNRGSHWLTIMVGPATVAFALPIWERRAVIRRYWPILTLGVVIGSGIAMASAWGMAHLLGLSDQLARSLMPRSVTMPFAMAVSDDIGGLPDLTAVFVILTGVCGAAIGEIMLTWLPLRSSLARGALFGMGAHGAGVAKAHQIGTEEGSIAGLVMVLAGLFNVLMAPVLAAMLAA; encoded by the coding sequence ATGACCCTGCCTGAGGATCCGGCGACCCTGCTCTTCTGGCCGGCCGCCACCATCGCCTTCTATATCGGCGCCCGCGCCCTGAACCGCATCCGGCCGCGCTGGTGGAGTTCGCCACTGCTGGTCACCCCCGCCCTGCTGATCCTGCTCGCCACCATCATGCAGGCGGGATATGGCGACTACAACCGCGGCAGCCACTGGCTGACGATCATGGTCGGCCCTGCCACCGTGGCCTTCGCCCTGCCGATCTGGGAACGGCGGGCGGTGATCCGCCGCTACTGGCCGATCCTGACGCTGGGCGTGGTTATCGGCAGCGGGATCGCCATGGCCAGCGCCTGGGGCATGGCCCATCTGCTGGGCCTGTCGGACCAGCTGGCGCGCAGCCTGATGCCGCGCTCGGTGACCATGCCCTTCGCCATGGCGGTGTCCGACGATATCGGCGGCCTGCCCGATCTGACGGCAGTCTTCGTGATCCTGACCGGCGTCTGCGGTGCCGCCATCGGCGAGATCATGCTGACCTGGCTGCCGCTCCGCTCCAGCCTTGCCCGAGGTGCGCTGTTCGGCATGGGCGCCCATGGCGCCGGCGTCGCCAAGGCCCACCAGATCGGCACCGAGGAAGGCTCGATCGCCGGCCTGGTGATGGTGCTGGCAGGATTGTTCAACGTGCTGATGGCACCGGTGCTGGCGGCGATGCTCGCCGCCTGA
- a CDS encoding CidA/LrgA family protein produces the protein MRRQRLAAAIRHTLHRNRLVQITLLAGFWAVGETAVRQLALPVPGGILGMAAVLVLLATHRIRPDSLGRGAKWLLAEMLLFFVPAVMAVLDHHEFLGTLGLKLLAVIMTGTLMVMVSTALTVELFFRLRTRHDPA, from the coding sequence ATGCGCCGCCAGCGTCTCGCCGCCGCCATCCGTCATACGCTCCACCGCAACCGTCTGGTGCAGATCACGCTGCTGGCCGGTTTCTGGGCCGTGGGCGAGACCGCGGTGCGCCAACTGGCGCTGCCGGTGCCGGGCGGCATTCTGGGCATGGCCGCGGTGCTGGTCCTGCTCGCCACCCATCGCATCCGGCCCGACAGCCTGGGCCGGGGCGCAAAATGGCTGCTGGCCGAGATGCTGCTGTTCTTCGTGCCCGCGGTGATGGCCGTGCTCGACCATCACGAATTCCTGGGCACGCTGGGCCTGAAGCTGCTGGCCGTGATCATGACCGGCACGCTGATGGTGATGGTGTCGACGGCGCTGACCGTCGAACTCTTCTTTCGCCTGAGGACGCGCCATGACCCTGCCTGA
- a CDS encoding LysR family transcriptional regulator — translation MELRTLRAFVEVVRQGGFSQAAKVVNTTQPTISKAVRQLEDDLGTPLLDRVGHRSELTEAGRIVYRRALSMLAERDDMIAELDELRGLKRGTLRLGLPPLGSATLFAPLFAIFRSRYPGIDIGLVEHGSKRLEEVLLAGEVDMAASLLPVSEEFDWQAIRAEPLTALLALDHPLADAPKIDLPMLAEHPLILFESGFALNKIILDACRRHGFRPNIAARSGQIDFIVELAAAGLGIAFLPRMIAEQRRHAAVRLVPLDDPEAQWHMALIWRRGGYLSHAARAWLALTREVHGHG, via the coding sequence ATGGAACTGCGCACGCTCAGAGCATTCGTCGAGGTGGTCCGCCAGGGAGGTTTCTCCCAGGCGGCCAAGGTCGTGAACACCACCCAGCCGACCATCAGCAAGGCGGTCAGGCAGCTGGAGGACGATCTGGGCACGCCGCTGCTCGACCGGGTCGGCCATCGCAGCGAGCTGACCGAGGCCGGGCGGATCGTCTATCGCCGCGCCCTGTCGATGCTGGCCGAACGCGACGACATGATCGCCGAACTGGACGAGCTGCGCGGGCTGAAGCGCGGCACGCTCCGTCTGGGGCTGCCGCCGCTCGGCTCCGCCACGCTGTTCGCGCCGCTCTTCGCAATCTTTCGCAGCCGTTATCCGGGCATCGACATCGGGCTTGTGGAGCATGGCAGCAAGCGGCTGGAAGAGGTGCTGCTGGCGGGTGAGGTCGACATGGCGGCGTCCCTGCTGCCGGTCTCGGAAGAATTCGACTGGCAGGCCATCCGCGCCGAGCCCCTGACGGCGCTGCTCGCCCTCGACCATCCGCTGGCCGATGCCCCGAAGATCGATCTGCCGATGCTGGCCGAGCACCCGCTGATCCTGTTCGAAAGCGGCTTTGCGCTGAACAAGATCATTCTGGATGCCTGCCGTCGCCATGGCTTCCGCCCCAACATCGCCGCGCGCAGCGGCCAGATCGATTTCATCGTCGAACTGGCGGCGGCCGGCCTCGGCATCGCCTTTCTGCCGCGGATGATCGCCGAGCAGCGCCGTCATGCGGCGGTGCGTCTGGTGCCGCTCGACGATCCGGAAGCGCAGTGGCATATGGCCCTGATCTGGCGCCGTGGCGGCTATCTCTCCCATGCGGCGCGGGCCTGGCTGGCGCTGACCCGCGAGGTGCACGGGCACGGCTGA
- a CDS encoding MFS transporter yields MPLPLIALAIASFGIGTTEFVIMGLLPDVARDLGVDIPAAGLLVTGYALGVTFGAPVLAISTARLERRTALLLLIGIFILGNLLCAIAPDYALLMAARVVTAFCHGAFFGLGAVVAAQVVAPEKRAQAIAIMFSGLTLANVLGVPFGTALGQALGWRATFWAVVAIGVFAAAGLWAWLPRGLRIGSAGFLGELRSLGRAQVLLAMAISVLASASLFSVFTYIVPMLQDVTGIAPGRVTIVLLLLGVGLTVGNLIGGRLGDWRLMPAVIGLFAAVMAVLGTFTIGVHAVVPAVICVILWGAVAFALVSPLQMRVVNEARGAPNLASTLNQGAFNLGNAIGAWAGGVAITHGLPYAQIPWIGVGLAAAGMGLAAVSHRLDRMRLLPEDPARAI; encoded by the coding sequence CTGCCGCTGCCCCTGATCGCGCTGGCGATCGCGTCCTTCGGCATCGGCACCACCGAATTCGTCATCATGGGCCTGCTGCCCGATGTCGCCCGTGATCTTGGGGTCGACATTCCGGCTGCCGGGCTGCTGGTGACCGGCTATGCCCTGGGCGTGACCTTCGGGGCGCCGGTGCTGGCGATTTCGACCGCGCGGCTGGAGCGGCGCACGGCGCTGCTGCTGCTGATCGGCATCTTCATCCTGGGCAATCTGCTCTGCGCGATCGCGCCCGATTATGCGCTGCTGATGGCGGCGCGGGTGGTGACGGCTTTCTGCCACGGCGCCTTCTTCGGCCTCGGTGCCGTGGTCGCGGCCCAGGTGGTGGCACCCGAGAAGCGGGCGCAGGCGATCGCAATCATGTTCTCGGGCCTCACCCTCGCCAATGTCCTGGGGGTGCCTTTCGGTACGGCGCTGGGGCAGGCGCTGGGCTGGCGCGCGACCTTCTGGGCGGTGGTCGCGATCGGGGTCTTTGCGGCGGCCGGCCTCTGGGCCTGGCTGCCGCGGGGACTGCGCATCGGCTCGGCCGGTTTCCTGGGGGAGTTGCGCAGCCTCGGCCGCGCGCAGGTGCTGCTGGCGATGGCGATCAGCGTGCTCGCCTCCGCCAGCCTGTTCAGCGTCTTCACCTATATCGTCCCTATGCTTCAGGACGTGACCGGCATCGCGCCGGGCCGGGTCACCATCGTCCTGCTGCTGCTGGGCGTGGGGCTGACGGTCGGCAATCTGATCGGCGGCCGGTTGGGCGACTGGCGGCTGATGCCGGCGGTGATCGGCCTCTTCGCCGCCGTGATGGCCGTGCTCGGTACGTTCACCATCGGCGTCCATGCCGTCGTGCCGGCCGTGATCTGCGTCATCCTGTGGGGGGCGGTGGCCTTCGCGCTGGTCTCGCCGCTGCAGATGCGGGTGGTGAACGAGGCGCGCGGCGCCCCCAACCTAGCCTCCACCCTCAACCAGGGCGCCTTCAATCTGGGCAATGCCATCGGCGCCTGGGCGGGCGGCGTCGCCATCACCCATGGCCTGCCCTATGCCCAGATCCCCTGGATCGGAGTGGGGCTGGCTGCGGCCGGCATGGGGCTCGCGGCGGTGTCGCACCGCCTGGACCGTATGCGGCTCTTGCCTGAAGACCCCGCTCGTGCCATCTAA
- a CDS encoding DUF1178 family protein, giving the protein MIVFDLKCSAGHRFEAWFRDSDTFTAQAAAGEVACPVCGDQKVEKALMAPRLNVRSHARDEAAPAPVPTAAAEVPPAQPPAPADPAAERLMAVQGEVMKRLREIRREVEANCDFVGDRFAEEARSMHLGETPARPIYGQTTDAEAESLREDGVPFAAIPWLPREDG; this is encoded by the coding sequence ATGATCGTCTTCGACCTCAAATGCAGCGCGGGCCATCGTTTCGAGGCCTGGTTCAGGGACAGCGACACCTTCACGGCCCAGGCCGCGGCGGGTGAAGTCGCCTGCCCGGTCTGCGGCGATCAGAAGGTCGAGAAGGCATTGATGGCCCCCCGGCTCAATGTGCGCTCGCACGCCCGCGACGAGGCCGCGCCTGCGCCGGTGCCGACGGCTGCGGCAGAGGTGCCGCCGGCACAGCCGCCCGCCCCGGCCGATCCGGCCGCCGAGCGGCTGATGGCCGTTCAGGGCGAGGTGATGAAGCGGCTGCGCGAGATCCGCCGCGAGGTGGAGGCGAATTGCGATTTCGTCGGCGACCGCTTCGCCGAAGAGGCCCGCAGCATGCATCTGGGCGAGACCCCGGCCCGCCCGATCTACGGCCAGACCACCGATGCCGAGGCGGAAAGCCTGCGCGAGGATGGCGTTCCCTTTGCCGCCATCCCCTGGCTGCCGCGCGAGGACGGCTGA
- a CDS encoding tripartite tricarboxylate transporter permease, whose translation MSFDYLWDGFSVALSLQNLLIGLIGCFLGTMIGALPAIGPINGIALLLPIAYTMGLPPESTMILLAAIYCGAEYGGRISSILLNVPGDAGAVMTALDGYPMARQGRAGEALMLSGLASFTGGIIGATGLALFAPVLAGLATGFGPAEYFVLMVFAFATLGSMMGARPVKTLIGCVLGLMLATIGLDATSGAYRFTFGEPELGDGIEFVVLVIGLFSISEALILLEKQAAGAEIIRGLGRMTARLSDIRRGIGTALRSSGIGFVVGVLPGTGASVSSAIAYMTEKRISDRDGSFGKGDPRGLVAPEAANNATSCGAFVPMLTLGVPGSGTTAVMLGALMLYNIQPGPTLMTDRPEIVGGLIASLFIGNILLLALNLPLVRIFTRVLTVPNWVLVPGILVLSIVGVYSTHASAFSVLLMLGIGMAGWLLRKTGFDMAPIILGFVLGRVMEVNLRNALAISGGDIGILFESTISIVLWIAAALVAVMPLVLGRRLKRATAPTVDTSGADGRPA comes from the coding sequence ATGTCCTTCGATTATCTCTGGGACGGGTTCTCGGTCGCGCTCAGCCTCCAGAACCTGCTGATCGGCCTGATCGGCTGCTTTCTCGGCACCATGATCGGCGCCCTGCCGGCGATCGGCCCGATCAACGGCATCGCCCTGCTGCTGCCCATCGCCTACACCATGGGCCTGCCGCCCGAGAGCACCATGATCCTGCTCGCCGCCATCTATTGCGGGGCCGAGTATGGCGGACGGATCTCCTCGATCCTGCTCAACGTGCCGGGGGATGCCGGCGCGGTGATGACGGCGCTCGACGGCTATCCCATGGCCCGCCAGGGCCGGGCCGGCGAGGCGCTGATGTTGAGCGGCCTCGCCTCGTTCACCGGCGGCATCATCGGCGCGACCGGCCTTGCCCTGTTCGCACCGGTCCTGGCCGGTCTCGCCACCGGCTTCGGCCCGGCGGAGTATTTCGTGCTGATGGTCTTCGCCTTCGCGACCCTGGGCTCGATGATGGGCGCCCGGCCGGTGAAGACCCTGATCGGCTGCGTGCTCGGCCTGATGCTGGCGACCATCGGGCTGGATGCCACCTCGGGCGCCTATCGTTTCACCTTCGGCGAGCCGGAACTCGGCGACGGCATCGAATTCGTCGTCCTCGTGATCGGCCTGTTCTCGATCTCGGAAGCGCTGATCCTGCTGGAGAAACAGGCGGCCGGCGCGGAAATCATCCGCGGCCTGGGGCGGATGACCGCGCGGCTTTCCGACATCCGTCGCGGCATCGGCACGGCGCTGCGCTCCAGCGGCATCGGCTTCGTGGTCGGCGTGCTGCCGGGCACCGGCGCCTCGGTTTCCAGCGCCATCGCCTATATGACCGAAAAGCGGATCTCGGACCGCGACGGCAGTTTCGGCAAGGGTGATCCGCGCGGGCTGGTCGCCCCCGAAGCCGCCAACAACGCCACCTCCTGCGGCGCCTTCGTGCCCATGCTGACCCTGGGCGTGCCCGGATCCGGCACCACCGCAGTGATGCTGGGCGCGCTGATGCTCTACAACATCCAGCCCGGCCCGACGCTGATGACCGACCGGCCGGAAATCGTCGGCGGGCTCATCGCCTCGCTCTTCATCGGCAACATCCTGCTGCTGGCCCTGAACCTGCCGCTGGTCCGGATCTTCACCCGGGTGCTGACGGTGCCCAACTGGGTGCTGGTGCCGGGCATTCTGGTGCTGTCGATCGTGGGCGTCTACTCCACCCACGCCTCCGCCTTCTCGGTGCTGCTGATGCTGGGCATCGGCATGGCCGGCTGGCTGCTGCGCAAGACCGGCTTCGACATGGCGCCGATCATCCTGGGCTTCGTGCTCGGCCGGGTGATGGAGGTGAACCTGCGCAATGCGCTCGCCATCAGCGGCGGCGATATCGGCATCCTGTTCGAGAGCACCATCTCCATCGTGCTCTGGATCGCGGCCGCCCTGGTCGCGGTGATGCCGCTGGTGCTGGGCCGGCGGCTGAAGCGGGCGACGGCGCCGACCGTGGACACCTCGGGCGCAGACGGACGGCCGGCGTGA
- a CDS encoding tripartite tricarboxylate transporter TctB family protein translates to MSGSTGSGRGHLPTGRVAAACLFLLAIAYGLIGARIDYAFASDPLGPRVFPVALAIALAVLALLFARRPEGAEELPKGALLGRTLAIPTLAVASVLLMEPLGFPVAIFVLTAGVARVFGAGWVRAAFGGVLHAALWWAVFVAALEVYLPTGAIFG, encoded by the coding sequence ATGAGCGGCTCAACCGGTTCCGGCCGCGGCCACCTGCCCACCGGCAGGGTCGCTGCGGCCTGCCTTTTTCTCCTCGCCATCGCCTATGGCCTGATCGGCGCGCGGATCGACTATGCCTTCGCCTCCGATCCGCTGGGGCCGCGCGTCTTCCCCGTCGCCCTCGCCATCGCGCTTGCCGTCCTTGCCCTGCTGTTCGCGCGCCGGCCCGAAGGTGCCGAGGAGCTGCCGAAAGGGGCCCTGCTCGGCCGCACGCTGGCCATTCCGACGCTGGCGGTTGCATCCGTCCTGCTGATGGAGCCGCTGGGCTTCCCGGTCGCGATCTTCGTCCTGACCGCCGGCGTCGCCCGCGTCTTCGGCGCCGGATGGGTCAGGGCGGCCTTCGGCGGCGTGCTGCATGCCGCCCTCTGGTGGGCGGTGTTCGTGGCCGCACTCGAGGTCTATCTGCCGACCGGCGCCATCTTCGGCTGA
- a CDS encoding Bug family tripartite tricarboxylate transporter substrate binding protein yields the protein MPRNAPRRQIATLLPLLGFGLAITATTLAPPAMAAPDRPECLAGAKPGGGFDLTCRLIANAMLQAKLISQPMIVTYMEGGVGAVAYNHVIGKRATDANLVSAASSGSALLLAQGKFGRYDETAVRWVGALGADYGVLVVAADSPYQTLAELIAAYAKDPTKFPVAGGGAVGSQDWMKGVMLAKAAGHPARDMRYVALEGGGAVLTALEGGHVAIGAGDAAEMARHHAAGKVRILAVMAPERLPGELAGVPTAREQGIDIEWPVWRGYYIGHDVSDEDYRWWVDQFAALSKTPEFEAERTARGLYPFTLLGADFEKKVQADVTRFKQIAAEAGM from the coding sequence ATGCCCCGCAACGCCCCGCGCCGCCAGATCGCCACCCTGCTGCCCCTTCTCGGGTTCGGCCTCGCCATCACCGCCACGACCCTGGCCCCGCCGGCCATGGCCGCACCGGACCGGCCGGAATGTCTGGCCGGCGCCAAGCCGGGTGGCGGGTTCGATCTCACCTGCCGGCTGATCGCCAATGCGATGCTTCAGGCGAAGCTGATCTCGCAGCCGATGATCGTGACCTATATGGAAGGCGGCGTCGGCGCCGTGGCCTACAACCATGTGATCGGCAAGCGCGCCACCGACGCCAATCTGGTCTCGGCCGCATCCTCGGGCTCGGCCCTGCTGCTGGCCCAGGGTAAGTTCGGCCGCTATGACGAGACTGCCGTGCGGTGGGTGGGCGCGCTCGGCGCCGATTACGGCGTGCTGGTGGTGGCCGCCGACTCGCCCTATCAGACCCTGGCCGAACTGATCGCCGCCTATGCCAAGGATCCGACGAAGTTCCCGGTCGCCGGTGGCGGCGCGGTGGGCTCGCAGGACTGGATGAAGGGCGTGATGCTGGCCAAGGCTGCCGGCCATCCGGCCCGGGACATGCGCTATGTGGCGCTGGAGGGCGGCGGCGCGGTGCTCACGGCGCTTGAAGGCGGCCATGTGGCCATCGGTGCCGGCGATGCGGCCGAGATGGCCCGCCATCATGCGGCGGGCAAGGTGCGCATCCTGGCGGTGATGGCACCGGAACGCCTGCCGGGGGAACTGGCCGGGGTACCGACGGCGCGCGAACAGGGCATCGACATCGAATGGCCGGTCTGGCGCGGCTACTATATCGGCCACGACGTGTCGGACGAGGACTATCGCTGGTGGGTGGACCAGTTCGCGGCCCTGTCGAAGACCCCCGAATTCGAAGCGGAACGCACCGCACGCGGGCTCTACCCCTTTACCCTGCTGGGCGCGGATTTCGAGAAGAAGGTTCAGGCCGACGTCACCCGCTTCAAGCAGATCGCCGCTGAAGCCGGGATGTGA
- a CDS encoding response regulator transcription factor — protein sequence MRILLVEDTHDVGEAICRRFEAIGHSVDWETDGTAAAEILDFTDYALVILDVMLPGLDGFEILRRLRRAGNTTPVLLLTARSEVEDRVGGLDLGADDYLVKPFDFRELEARARVLMRRTAGEATNLLTCGDVIIDRAARQVRLGTREIPLKRREMTLLELFAARPGRVFGKDELLDQLFGFGEGANPNAIELYVGRLRKKLEGAKVRIVTVRGAGYQLVTDDPV from the coding sequence ATGCGCATCCTGCTGGTGGAGGATACTCACGATGTCGGCGAGGCGATCTGCCGGCGGTTCGAGGCGATCGGTCACAGTGTCGACTGGGAGACGGACGGCACGGCGGCGGCCGAGATCCTGGACTTCACCGACTACGCGCTGGTGATCCTGGATGTGATGCTGCCCGGGCTCGACGGCTTCGAGATTCTGCGGCGGCTGCGGCGGGCCGGGAACACCACGCCGGTGTTGCTGCTGACGGCGCGATCCGAGGTGGAGGACCGGGTGGGCGGGCTCGACCTCGGCGCCGACGACTATCTGGTGAAGCCTTTCGACTTTCGGGAACTCGAGGCCCGGGCCCGGGTGCTGATGCGTCGCACGGCGGGCGAGGCGACCAATCTGCTCACCTGCGGTGATGTGATCATCGACCGGGCCGCCCGTCAGGTGCGGCTCGGCACCCGCGAAATCCCGCTCAAGCGCCGGGAGATGACCCTGCTCGAACTCTTTGCCGCCCGGCCCGGGCGGGTCTTCGGCAAGGACGAACTGCTCGACCAGCTGTTCGGCTTCGGCGAAGGGGCGAACCCGAACGCGATCGAGCTGTATGTCGGCCGGCTGCGCAAGAAGCTGGAGGGGGCGAAGGTGCGCATCGTAACCGTGCGAGGGGCCGGCTATCAGCTGGTGACCGATGACCCGGTCTGA
- a CDS encoding sensor histidine kinase gives MRPSLASRLMLRIGVLVAAGAVILVTAAWYYARAAADDAYDRLLVGAVLQMTESLAVEEGELTVSLPVSAFELLGLAGQDRIFYRVIDTAGRTLTGYDDLAVPPGAAGVMGDQPLVTGGRHGGEAVRMAVAARRLTDPAISGTARVVVAQTERARRDLARELTLRVVGLVVVMAAVAVAGTMLAIRYALRPVRGMGEALGRRDPHDLTPLSPEVPRELAPFVGSINHFMGRLDQRVGGLQRFIADAAHQIRTPLTALSAQLDLLEPAVAGEDGRRHLARVQDRLRELSRLTNQLLSHAMVIHRADVVQLKAVDLVDVARRAFRSAIPITIDHDTLVSFDAPQGPVMVLGDPVSLREAIANCIDNALTHGVVSRLEVRVVARDGRAMIEVEDDGPGIPAEDWPHMLQRFATTRAGDGGTGLGFAIAAEVMAAHGGELGFRRLEAGGFVVVAALPQLAARGGQA, from the coding sequence ATGCGCCCCTCTCTCGCATCCAGACTGATGCTGCGCATCGGTGTTCTGGTTGCGGCCGGTGCGGTCATTCTGGTCACGGCCGCCTGGTATTATGCCCGGGCGGCGGCCGACGATGCCTATGACCGGCTGCTGGTCGGCGCCGTGCTGCAGATGACCGAGAGCCTGGCGGTGGAAGAGGGCGAGCTTACTGTCTCCCTGCCGGTTTCGGCCTTCGAATTGCTGGGGCTGGCGGGCCAGGACCGGATCTTCTATCGGGTGATCGACACCGCCGGCCGCACGCTGACCGGCTATGACGATCTGGCGGTTCCGCCGGGGGCCGCCGGGGTGATGGGTGATCAGCCTCTGGTCACCGGCGGCCGCCATGGCGGGGAAGCGGTGCGGATGGCGGTGGCCGCGCGTCGCCTGACCGACCCCGCCATAAGTGGTACGGCGCGGGTGGTCGTGGCACAGACCGAGCGGGCCCGCCGGGACCTCGCCCGTGAACTCACGCTTCGGGTGGTCGGACTGGTGGTGGTGATGGCGGCGGTGGCGGTGGCCGGCACCATGCTTGCCATCCGCTACGCGCTCCGCCCCGTGCGGGGCATGGGTGAGGCGCTGGGCCGGCGTGACCCCCATGACCTGACGCCACTCTCGCCCGAGGTGCCGCGCGAACTTGCGCCCTTCGTCGGCTCGATCAACCATTTCATGGGACGGCTGGATCAGCGGGTGGGCGGGTTGCAGCGCTTCATCGCCGATGCCGCCCATCAGATCCGCACCCCCTTAACGGCGCTCTCGGCCCAGCTGGACCTGCTGGAGCCTGCGGTCGCGGGAGAGGACGGGCGCCGGCATCTCGCCCGGGTGCAGGACCGGCTGCGCGAGCTGTCGCGGCTGACCAATCAGCTGCTGAGCCATGCCATGGTCATTCATCGGGCCGATGTGGTGCAGCTGAAGGCGGTCGATCTGGTCGATGTCGCCCGGCGGGCCTTCCGCTCGGCGATCCCGATCACCATCGATCACGACACGCTCGTCTCCTTCGACGCGCCCCAGGGCCCGGTGATGGTGCTGGGCGATCCGGTCAGCCTGCGCGAGGCGATCGCCAATTGCATCGACAACGCCCTGACCCATGGTGTCGTCTCGCGGCTGGAGGTGCGGGTGGTGGCCCGCGACGGCCGGGCGATGATCGAGGTGGAGGATGACGGCCCGGGCATCCCGGCGGAGGACTGGCCGCATATGCTCCAGCGCTTCGCCACCACCCGCGCCGGCGATGGCGGTACCGGCCTCGGCTTCGCCATCGCCGCCGAGGTGATGGCGGCCCATGGCGGAGAGCTTGGTTTTCGCCGGCTTGAGGCGGGTGGTTTCGTGGTGGTTGCGGCCCTGCCGCAGCTGGCGGCCAGGGGAGGGCAGGCATGA